Below is a genomic region from Acidobacteriota bacterium.
CCTCGATTCGAGCAGTTCTCGTGGGCGAACCACTTCGACTTCGCGAGTCGCGGCGGCCGCTACTCGAAGGACGAGTCCATCATCGTGTGGACGGCGCTCATCGGCCAGGCCTTCCTTGACGGCTACGAGACTCTAAGGGACGAACGATACCTGGAGATTGCCCGGAGCGCATGCCAGTGGGTTCTCGCCCTGCCCCGTGAGAAAACGGCGACGGGCACCTGTCTCAGCTACCACATGATCGAGCAGGAGTCGATCCACAACGCCAACATGCTGGGCGCTGCCCTGCTCGCGAGAACCGGGGCAATCCTCGGCAGCGCCGAGCACCTGGATGTGGCACGGAGCGCCATGCTCTACAGCTGCAGTCGCCAGCGCGAGGACGGAGCATGGTGGTACGCCGAAGAGGAGAAGTACCACTGGATCGACAATTTCCACACCGGATACAACCTGGACGCACTCGACTGTTACGCTGCCAGTACGGGGAGTGCAGAGTTCGGGCAGGCAGTGCAGCGCGGCCTCCGGTTCTACAAAGACCACTTTTTTGAGGCGAACGGTTGTCCGCGGTACTACCACAACCGAACGCAACCCATCGATTCGCAGTGCGCCGCCCAGTCGATCGAGACACTTTCCAGGTTCGCGCACCGCGACCCTGCGTGCCGCGAGCTGAGCGCGCGAGTCGCCAGGTGGACGATCGACAACATGCAGGACCGAGATGGCCACTTCTACTATCGAGCGTATCCGCTCATCAAGGCAAGGGCTCCGATGCTGCACTGGGCGCAGGCGACAACGTATCGAGCCCTCACGCTGCTGCTGGGAACGCTGCGGCCAGGTAATCTTATCTACTGATGGCAGGTCTCGCTGGAATCATTGGCGATGTGGCTGCGACGAGTCAAGGGACTACAGTCGCAGCGATGCTGCAGTTGATGATCAAGGCGCCGTTTCACGCTGGCGACCAGCTGCGCATGGACGGTGTCCCGGTTGATATCTGCTGGTCAGGCCATGGTGACGCCTTTCCGAATGGACACCCTCTCGTCGTTCGCCGCGACGACGTCGTGGTGGTTGTGGCGGGCCAAGTCTTCGTCGACGAGCCGTTCCACGGGGCTCTGCACTGCGTCCCGTGGGTTGAGCGCCTGTGTCACGCCTGGTGTACAGATGACCGTGCCCGCCTCGAGGCAACGCTGCAGACGTTGAACGGCACGTTCGCGGGAGTCCTTGTCGACCCGAAGACAGGTCGGAGTGCGCTGTTCACGGACAGGTTCGGGATCCAGCGCGTCTTTCTGCAGGACACACGAGCTGGAATTCGTTTCGCGTCGACGGCGAGCGTCCTACTTCAGACGAGCCAGCGCCGAGGTGATTTCGACGAGCAGGGGATTGCGGAGATGCTCCTGTGCGGGTGCACGCTCGGCGTGCAGTCGCTATTCGCAGGTATCACCATCCTTCCTGGTGCAACATTGCTAATCGTCGAGCCTGACGGACGTCAGACTCGGAGGTCCTATTTCGACAGGTCCGCGTGGGAAGCGTCGCAGCCGCTCGACGGTGTGGCTTTCACACGTGAGTACACCGCTGCATTCGAACGCGCCGTCTCCCGTCAGATTGGGGATGCACGTGCGGCACTGTCACTGACGGGCGGCTTGGACTCCCGTATGGTTCTCGCCTCGGCCACCGCCGCGGGGCATGGGCTGCCGTGCTACACGTTCAGCGGACCTTTCAGAGAGCCGTCCGATGTACGCATCGCGCGGACCGTGGCAGCAGTCTGTGGTCAGCCCTTCAGCGTCCTGACCGTCGGGTATGAGTTCGTCACACACGTGGAGGACTGGTTCGAGCGCGCCATCCTGGTGTCCGACGGATACATTGGCCTCTCCGGCGCCGCCGAACTATATGCCAACGACCTGGCGAGGCATGTAGCCCCGGTCAGAATCACGGGCAACTACGGCAGCGAGATCTTGCGTGGCGCGAGAGCGGTTTCGGCCGATGGTGCGCGCGCAGAGGCGTTGTGTCCTGATCTGGTTCCTCGGATACGCGAGGCCGCACAGAGATTCACCGAGCTTGGTTCTGGCCACCCTGTGTCGTTTGCCGCGTTCGAACAAGCTCCGCATCACGGCTATGGTCGGTTTGCCGTGGAGGCCTCAAGAGTCACCCCCCGGTCTCCGTTTCTCGACAACGATCTTCTCGCACTCTCGTATCGCGCACCGATTGGGCTGAACGGAACCACTCTGTCCATTGACACCGTGCGTGCCACTCGGCCCGCGTTGCTCGCTCTGTCGACGGACAGGGGATTGCTGGGCTCAGGGTCGTTACCCAGGCGATGGGCGAGACGCGCATGGGGTGAGGCGTCGTTCAAGGCCGAATACTTGGCGAGTCACGGGATGCCGAACATCGTTACGCGGTTTCCGTGGCTCCGTGATGTGCTGGGCATGGAGAGACGACTGCTGGGACACCACAAGTTCTATCACCTGAGAGCATTGCTCCGTCACGAGATGCAGGACTATGTGCGAGAGACTCTCACTTCGACCGACCTGCCGACATGCGTGAGCCGTGATCGCGTCAGGTCGATGATCAAGGACTTCTACTCCGACCGTAGTAACCACACTTCTATGATTGACAGTCTTCTCACTCTCGTCGTGGCGAGACGGATGCTCCTCCAATGAGGGCGACAACGGCACCAGCCTCGAGGGCCGACCAGGTCGTCGAAGTCAACGATCGCGGCGCACGCGTGTCCCGGCGCGCCATCGGCGTTGGCGAGGGCGTGCACGTGGTGGCGCGTGGGAGACTCGTGCACATCGGCGAGATTGTGGACGAGTTCTGGCAGCCCTCGACCATCATGCCGCCCCACGAGGAAATCCTGACGCTGCTGAGAGCGTCGCCGTGGTGCCCCGACGTGTTCACGTTCGCCGAGCGCCTGCCTCAGCCTCAACGGCGCTACGAGTACCCAGTAGAGTGGGAGTCGCTCGCGGTCGCCGAGTTCGACACGTACCACGCATGGCTTGAGGGGGTGAACCGCAGTGTCCGCAAGCATATCCGCAGGGCCGAGCGCGAGGGCGTCATCGTGAGAGAGACTCCCTTCTCGGAGACGGTCGTCGCGGGAATCCACGCCGTCTACAACGAGGTGCCCGTGCGGCAAGGCCGTCCGTTCTGGCACTACGGAAAAGATCTCGCTACCGTTCGGGCAGACAACGCGACATATCAGGAGCGGAGCACGTTCCTGTCAGCCATGGTTGGTGACGAATTCGTAGGTTTCATTAAGATGGTCGACATAGAACCAGGTGTTTGTGCGCTCATGCAGATCCTGTCCCGCGTATCACACCAGGACATGCGGCCAACCAACGCGCTGTTGGCGAAGGCCGTTGAAGTGAGCGTCGACCGTGGCGTGCGTCAGCTTGTATACGGACACTACGCCTACGGTTCGAAGCAAGAGAGTACTCTCGCAGACTTCAAAGAGAACAATGGCTTCAAGCGCGTGGCCGTGCCGCGCTACTACGTGCCCTTGACGATGCGAGGCACGATCGGCCTACGTCTCGGCTTGCACAAACCCGTCGTCGATCGCCTGCCGTCCGGGCTACGCTCTTCTCTCAGCGCGATTCGGTCCAGATGGCATGCGTCTCGACAGGGCAGCTACTAACTATAACTAACGTCAAGGCACGAAGCGCAGGTTCGAGGGCGCGGTCAGCGTTGTCAGCGGATGAGGATATGTGTACGGCGTGTAGTCTGGCTTCGCACCGACGTTCACGTAGTAGTCTCGGTTCGGTTTGATGTGGACCGCCGACCCGCTGATCACGGTCACACCGAGAGGACTGCCGTTGATCGTGTTACTCCAAATGTACGCTGGTTCGAGAGACTGGGTGGGGTAGGGCGCACTCTCCCAGATGGCAACGTCAGCACCTCTTCCAATTTGGTCGCGACACGGGTACCCGTTCGATTCCGCATTGCCGTCCCAGATCGAGTTGCCATTGCACTGCCCCACTTCTCCCCCCGCGTTGGTGAAGGTCCGAACGTTGTCGAAGTGAATGGTCGGTGCCCCGAAAGTCCCGGTCACGACGTTACCGAAGATCACACCAGTGCCACCGCGGAAGAAGATCGGCCGGTAAATGGACTGCGACACTTGGCGGATGGTATTGTTGTAGACCTCCCATTTGCGGCACGCGCGCGCAAACCCTTGAACGGAATGCGCTTCGAGGTAGGAATCCGTGATCGTGTTGTACCTGAACACGATGCGACCGGCGTACTCGCAGTCGAACGCGTTGTAGAAGGTTGTGAAATTGAACGTGTTGGTTTCCACGAACACGGCTTCGCCGGACCCTAGCCCAAGCGCCTCGAACCAGTGGGTGGTGTTGCGCAAATCAGACGCCCCGACGCCTGCATAGCCATGCACGAGTACGCGCCCGTTCTGGAACTCACAATGATCGATGACACCCCGCGGATGCAGCGTGGGGTTGGTACCCCGTATGTACACGGCAGTGAAGGCCGCGCTGCCACTGAATCGCAAGGCGTGGAGTCGCCAGTCACGGAACGAGCCCACGTTGATACTGCCGCCACCACCGAGCGTCATGCCACTGATTCTGGCGCCATCGGCATCGATCACGAAAAGCGCCTGGCCAAGCGAAACGGCGGTGATGGTGGTGCTCGACTGGCCGGCGCCCGCAATGGAGATCCTCTTGCCGCCAGTGGTTACGGATGCCGACCACGCGCACGCGCCCGCAGGGATACGGACCTCGTCTCCGGTCCGAGCTGTCGAAACCGCGGACTGCACGTCGCTCCTGTTGCAACTGCTAGCCAGATGAGTGGCGGCCTGGCCAGATGCCGGCAGAAGGAACAGTACGGCGGAGATCGGAAGAGAAATCCAAGAAGTCGTGTTCATCGTGTCGCCAGGGGCATCCCGAAATCCCCCCCGAGAACTGCATATGCAAAACACGGGCCGTTCTCGACGTCTACGGGAAGGCTCTACACCTGCGGAGCGAACTGGGCCGCAGTCAGCGGGTCGACAGAATTGTGAGCGAAACGCCCCAACCTCGCCGGACCTCCGAGCACGCCACATCGTCGTCTGCAGAGATCGCAGTCTGCGTCTGTACCTACCGCCGGCCAGACATGTTGGCTGATCTGCTGGATGCCGTCCATGCGCAAGCTCTCGCGGGCGGTCACAGCCTGGAGATCGTGGTCGTCGACAATGACGGGAGCGGATCCGCCGGCGCCCCCGTCAAGGCGTTCCGGACGCGGGCCACATGCCGGGTTCGGTACGTTGTCGAACCGGCCCGCAACATCTCGGTGGCACGCAACACCGCGCTCGCACATACCTCGGCACCGTTGTTGGCGCTCATCGACGACGATGAGCGCCCCTCGGACCTGTGGCTGTCTGCTCTGCTCGGTACGCTCAAGGCCTCGGGTGCTGACGGTGTGCTGGGGCCTGTCGTCCCTGCCTATCCGCAAGGCGCTCCCGCTTGGCTCCGGTCGATCGACAGCACGCAACGACGACGCCTGCGTACGGGGCAGGTTGTCGAGGCTCGCGACGCGCGCACCGGGAACGTGCTCCTGAGACGCGCCACACTCGGAGAACCGCCTTGGTTCCGTCATGAGTTCGGACGCACCGGCGGCGAAGACAGTGACTTCTTCTGCAGACAATTCGCACGCGGCGGCCGTTACGTCTGGTGCGATGAGGCTGTTGTCACAGAGGTCGTCCCACCGGAGCGGTGGACTGTCTCCTATCACGTGCGGCGCGCTTGGCGAACAGGGGCAATCACGGGAAGTGCGCACAGGCGAGGCCTGACGCGGACTCTCGGGCCGAGGCGTCTCGTTCGTGAGTTTGGTTACGCTTGCCTCGGACTGGCGGCGTCGGCGCCGGTCGGGCTCCTCCCACGCACAGTGAGCGTGCGTATCTGGCAAAAAACGGCGTACTCACTCGCGCTGCTGTCGGCCGCTGCCGGTCTGACTTCGGCACCACACCGCGACTGAGCTACCATGCCGACGGTCTTCGACAGAGCGCTTCACGCCTATCGCAGAGGCATCGCGTCGCATGTCTGCCTTCGTATGGCCACGCTTACGCTCGACAGGCCGCTCATCTCGTTCACATTCGACGACTTTCCGACGAACGCCTTCGATGAAGGCGGGAAAATCCTTGCCGCTCACGGGATCGCGGGAACTTACTACGTGAGCCTCGGTCTGCTTGGTACAGTCGCACCGACCGGCCGCATTGTTACGGCCGACAGGCTTCCGGA
It encodes:
- a CDS encoding glycosyltransferase; this translates as MLADLLDAVHAQALAGGHSLEIVVVDNDGSGSAGAPVKAFRTRATCRVRYVVEPARNISVARNTALAHTSAPLLALIDDDERPSDLWLSALLGTLKASGADGVLGPVVPAYPQGAPAWLRSIDSTQRRRLRTGQVVEARDARTGNVLLRRATLGEPPWFRHEFGRTGGEDSDFFCRQFARGGRYVWCDEAVVTEVVPPERWTVSYHVRRAWRTGAITGSAHRRGLTRTLGPRRLVREFGYACLGLAASAPVGLLPRTVSVRIWQKTAYSLALLSAAAGLTSAPHRD